The Erwinia sorbitola nucleotide sequence GGCGCTGGAGGCCTCAAACCTGCTGTTTGAACTCTCCGGCACGCGTTCAGCGCTGCGCGAGCACAATCTCGATCGTCACTGGCGCAATGCCCGTACCCATACGCTGCACGATCCGGTGCGCTGGAAATATCCGGTGATTGGCAATTACGTGCTAAATGGCGTACTGCCGCCGCGCCGGGGAACCCTATGAGCCAGCCAAAAGAGATCCTGCTCAACGCTTTTAATATGAACTGTGTCGGCCATATTCATCACGGGATGTGGACTCATCCCCTTGACCGTTCTACAGAGTTTAATGATTTACGCTACTGGCTGGATCTGGCACGTACGCTGGAGCGCGGGCTGTTTGATGGGCTGTTTATCGCGGATATCCTCGGCGTGTATGACGTTTATCAGCAGGGTATCGCCCTGACCGCCAGCGAGTCGATCCAGCTGCCGGTCAACGACCCGCTGATGCTGGTTTCCGGTATGGCCAGCGTTACCGAACATCTTGGTTTCGGTCTGACCGCCAATTTGAGCTACGAAGCGCCTTATCCTTTTGCCCGCCGTTTTTCCACGCTCGATCATCTGACCGCAGGGCGCGTAGGCTGGAATATTGTCACTGGCTATCTCGACAGCGCCGCACGTGCCATGGGGCAGACTCAGCTTCTCGGGCACGACCAGCGTTACGATCAGGCCGATGAATTTCTCGATGTCAGCTATCAGCTGTGGGAAGGGAGCTGGCAGGATAATGCTGTGCTGGCCGACCGCCAGCAGCGGCGCTATGCCGATGCGGCAAAAATCCATCCGGTGCGTCATCACGGCGAGTATTACCAGGTTGAGGGCTATCACCTCAGTTCACCGTCTCCCCAGCGCACGCCGCTGCTGTTTCAGGCGGGTAGCTCCGCACGTGGTATTCGTTTTGCCGCCCGTCACGCGGAGTGCAGCTTTGTTAACGGCAGCACTCCGGCCGCGATGCGCAGCCAGGTCGACACCTTACGACAGGCAGCGGTGGATGCCGGACGTGAACCCGGCGATCTCAAAGTATTTATGGGCGTGTCGGTGATCGTGGCCACCAGCGAAAAAGAGGCGCAGGAGAAGCATCAGGAGTATCTGCGCTATGCCAGCCCGGAGGCGGGGATCGCTCATTTTTCCAGCTCGATCGGCATCGATCTTGCGGCGTTCGCTCTGGATGAACCGATCGGCAGCGGATCGGGTCGCGCCATTGAGTCGGTCAGCAAAACCTACAGCGGCTGGACGCGTCGTCGCCTGCTGGAGCAGCACGCGCTGGGTGGCCGCTACCCGTTGATCGTCGGCAGCCCTTCACAGGTGGCCGATGCGCTCATTCTCTGGATGGATGAGGCTGGCATCGATGGCTTTAACCTGACACGCATTGTTAATCCGCAGAGTTACATCGATTTTATTGATCTGGTGGTACCGGAATTACAGCAGCGCGGCCGCTATAAAACCGCCTATCAGCCAGGCACCTTGCGTCACAAACTGTTCGGACATGATCGTCTTCCGGCGCGCCATCCTGCGGCACGCTGGCGTCGTGATATCTGAAACCTCCGGGAAAAAAGGAAAAAAATGAAATTACTCAATACTCTGGTGCTGACCGCACTGTTAAGTACCGCCGCCACCGCAGGTGCGGCAGACTACAGCGGCCCGTTAAAAGTGGGCACCACCGCCGCTTTTGCGCCACCGCTGGAAACCGCCGTTGATGAGGCAAAAAAACAGGGGCTGAAAGTCGATCTGATCGAGTTCAGCGACTGGACAGCGCCAAATGTCAGCCTCGAAAACGGTGATATTGACGTTAACCTGTTCCAGCATCAGCCGTTTCTCGACAACGCCAACCAGCAGGGCGGTTTTCACCTCGTCAAATACGCCCCGGCCATTATCAATAACGTCGGTCTCTATTCGAAAAAGCATAAGGCTATCAGTGAGATACCCGATGGCGGTACCGTGGCAATAGCTAACGATCCCATTAACGGCGGGCGCGGCCTGCTGCTGTTGCAGAAATCCGGTCTGATTACCCTGAAACCCGGTGCGGGGCTGAAATCCACCGTCGATGATATTGTAACGAACCCGAAGCACCTGAAGATTATCGAAGTTGAGGCAGTACAGCTTTCGCGCTCTCTGGAAGAGGTGGATCTCGCTCAGGGCTATCCGCACTATCTGCGTGCCTCCGGGGTGATTGATCCAAACAATGCGCTGCTGTTCGATGGTCTGGAAAACCCGGAATACGTAATTCAGTTTGTGATTCGTGACGGCCATCAGGACGACCCGCGCCTGAAAAAGTTTGTTGATATCTATCAGCACTCTCCGGCGGTACGCGCCAGCCTGGATAAATTCTACGGCAAGCTCTATCAGCCCGGCTGGAAGCAGTAACCATGGTGAGTCTTACCTGGCCGGAGAGTGCCGAACAGAGCACCGCTGTCGCCCGTCAGACCGGGACAGCGCATGTTGCTATTGAAGGGCTGTATAAACGCTATGCGGGCCAGCAGAGTGATGCGCTGCACGATATTAATCTGCATATTCCACGCGGAACTATTTTCGGCATTATCGGCCGCAGCGGAGCGGGGAAATCCTCGCTGATCCGCTGTCTTAACCGGCTGGAAAACCCGACCGCTGGCAGTGTGGTGGTGGACGGGGTGGATATCGGCACGCTGAGTGACAACCAGCTGGTGAACTGGCGACGCGGCACCGGGATGATCTTCCAGCACTTCAATCTGCTGTCGGCAAAAACCGTGCGCGAAAACATTGAGCTGCCTTTAAAGGTGGCCGGAGTGGCGGCGCAGGCACGGCAGCAAAAAGTTGATGCGCTGCTAAAGCTGGTGGGGCTGGAAGATCGTCAGCACGCCTGGCCCGCTCAACTTTCCGGCGGCCAGAAACAGCGCGTGGGAATTGCCCGGGCGCTGGTGCATGAACCGCAGCTGCTGCTGTGTGACGAAGCCACTTCGGCCCTCGATCCGGAAACTACCGCCTCGATTCTGGCGCTGCTGCGTGAGATCAACCAGCAGCAGGGCATTACAATTGTGCTGATCACCCATGAGATGAATGTGATCCACGATCTCTGCGATCGGGTGGCCGTGCTGGAACAGGGCAAAGTCATTGAACAGGGGCCGGTCTGGCAGGTTTACGGCGATCCCCGACAGCCCACCACGCAAATACTCCTCAGCCCGCAGCAGCATGCGCTACCCGCCAGCCTGAGGGATAATCTGCGGCCGCAGCCCTCACGTGCAGATGACCGGATGCTGGTGCGCCTGACATGGACCGGGCAGGGTGCCGCGCCACAGCTGGCGGCGATAACCGCGAGGCTGGGGGCAGAGACTGAACTGATTCAGAGTGCGCTGGAGTGGGTACAGGATCGGCAGATCGGGCAGATGATCCTGCTGACTGCCGCCGGTGCCGCACCCTATGCCACTACCTTATGTGAACCGTTAGCCGACCGTGTGGAGGTGCTGGGCTATGTCACTGCAAATTGATCGTTTATGGCAGGGGCTGCTGGATACGCTAATGATGGTCGGCGTCTCCTCACTGGCGGCACTGCTGCTGGGGCTGCCGCTGGCGGTGATCCTGGTGATCACCGATCGTGAAAACCTGTTTGCCAACCCGTTACTTAACCGGCTGCTGGGCTGGGTGGTGAATCTGTTCCGCTCGGTGCCGTTTCTGATCCTGATGGTAGCGCTGATCCCGTTTACCCGCATGGTGGTTGGCACCTCGTATGGCGTCTGGGCGGCCGTGGTGCCGCTGACACTGGCGGCCACACCGTTTTTTGCGCGCATTGCCGAGGTTAGCCTGCGTGAGGTAGACAAAGGGCTGGTGGAGGCGGCGCAGGCGATGGGTTTCCACCGGCGGCATATTATCTGGCATGTGCTGCTGCCGGAGGCGCGGCCGGGCATCGTCAGCGGCTTTACCATTACGCTGGTTACCATGATTAACGCATCAGCGATGGCAGGAGCGATCGGTGCGGGTGGCCTGGGGGATCTGGCCTACCGTTACGGCTATCAGCGTTTTGACTCGCAGGTCATGTTGACGGTTATTGTCGTTCTGGTAGCTCTGGTCACGCTTTTGCAGCTGTCTGGTGACCGTTTATCACGGCGTCTGAATCATCGTTAGCAATATAGAAAGCCCGCTTAGTACGCCGTGGGTATTCACTTAAGCCGCCACAACAACGCGGCGGCTTTATTGATCAATTCCACGCATGGCGCGGCGGATTAACATCGTTCAGATAGTAGTTTCCCACATGGAAATACTTCCAGCGCACCGGGTCATGCAGGGTATGGGTGCGGGC carries:
- a CDS encoding LLM class flavin-dependent oxidoreductase, translating into MSQPKEILLNAFNMNCVGHIHHGMWTHPLDRSTEFNDLRYWLDLARTLERGLFDGLFIADILGVYDVYQQGIALTASESIQLPVNDPLMLVSGMASVTEHLGFGLTANLSYEAPYPFARRFSTLDHLTAGRVGWNIVTGYLDSAARAMGQTQLLGHDQRYDQADEFLDVSYQLWEGSWQDNAVLADRQQRRYADAAKIHPVRHHGEYYQVEGYHLSSPSPQRTPLLFQAGSSARGIRFAARHAECSFVNGSTPAAMRSQVDTLRQAAVDAGREPGDLKVFMGVSVIVATSEKEAQEKHQEYLRYASPEAGIAHFSSSIGIDLAAFALDEPIGSGSGRAIESVSKTYSGWTRRRLLEQHALGGRYPLIVGSPSQVADALILWMDEAGIDGFNLTRIVNPQSYIDFIDLVVPELQQRGRYKTAYQPGTLRHKLFGHDRLPARHPAARWRRDI
- a CDS encoding MetQ/NlpA family ABC transporter substrate-binding protein, yielding MKLLNTLVLTALLSTAATAGAADYSGPLKVGTTAAFAPPLETAVDEAKKQGLKVDLIEFSDWTAPNVSLENGDIDVNLFQHQPFLDNANQQGGFHLVKYAPAIINNVGLYSKKHKAISEIPDGGTVAIANDPINGGRGLLLLQKSGLITLKPGAGLKSTVDDIVTNPKHLKIIEVEAVQLSRSLEEVDLAQGYPHYLRASGVIDPNNALLFDGLENPEYVIQFVIRDGHQDDPRLKKFVDIYQHSPAVRASLDKFYGKLYQPGWKQ
- a CDS encoding methionine ABC transporter ATP-binding protein, whose amino-acid sequence is MVSLTWPESAEQSTAVARQTGTAHVAIEGLYKRYAGQQSDALHDINLHIPRGTIFGIIGRSGAGKSSLIRCLNRLENPTAGSVVVDGVDIGTLSDNQLVNWRRGTGMIFQHFNLLSAKTVRENIELPLKVAGVAAQARQQKVDALLKLVGLEDRQHAWPAQLSGGQKQRVGIARALVHEPQLLLCDEATSALDPETTASILALLREINQQQGITIVLITHEMNVIHDLCDRVAVLEQGKVIEQGPVWQVYGDPRQPTTQILLSPQQHALPASLRDNLRPQPSRADDRMLVRLTWTGQGAAPQLAAITARLGAETELIQSALEWVQDRQIGQMILLTAAGAAPYATTLCEPLADRVEVLGYVTAN
- a CDS encoding methionine ABC transporter permease, yielding MSLQIDRLWQGLLDTLMMVGVSSLAALLLGLPLAVILVITDRENLFANPLLNRLLGWVVNLFRSVPFLILMVALIPFTRMVVGTSYGVWAAVVPLTLAATPFFARIAEVSLREVDKGLVEAAQAMGFHRRHIIWHVLLPEARPGIVSGFTITLVTMINASAMAGAIGAGGLGDLAYRYGYQRFDSQVMLTVIVVLVALVTLLQLSGDRLSRRLNHR